One Pseudomonas abieticivorans genomic region harbors:
- a CDS encoding NUDIX hydrolase has translation MPSPRFCPQCGAANLVNQVPDGDTHSRLMCQGCGYIHYINPKIIAGCIIEQEGKYLLCQRAIPPRPGTWTLPAGFMESGETTEQAALREVWEESGVRAEIVSPYSIFSVPQISEVYIIFRAVAVEITGQYGPETLDYKFFAPQDIPWESIYYPAIRQILERYIEERQAGVYGIYIGNDDSGKIHFIR, from the coding sequence ATGCCCAGCCCACGCTTCTGCCCGCAGTGCGGTGCCGCCAACCTGGTTAACCAGGTGCCCGACGGCGACACCCATTCGCGGCTGATGTGCCAGGGCTGCGGCTACATCCACTACATCAACCCCAAGATCATCGCCGGCTGCATCATCGAGCAAGAGGGCAAGTACCTGCTGTGCCAGCGCGCCATCCCCCCGCGCCCAGGCACCTGGACGCTGCCGGCAGGTTTCATGGAAAGCGGCGAGACCACCGAGCAGGCGGCCTTGCGCGAGGTGTGGGAAGAAAGCGGCGTGCGCGCCGAAATCGTCTCGCCCTACTCGATCTTCAGCGTGCCGCAGATCAGCGAGGTGTACATCATCTTCCGCGCCGTGGCCGTGGAGATCACCGGGCAGTACGGCCCGGAAACCCTGGACTACAAATTCTTCGCCCCCCAGGACATCCCGTGGGAGAGCATCTACTACCCAGCCATCCGGCAGATCCTCGAACGCTATATCGAGGAACGCCAGGCGGGGGTGTACGGCATCTACATCGGCAACGATGACAGCGGGAAAATCCACTTCATCCGCTAG
- a CDS encoding DUF1330 domain-containing protein, protein MKAYWIAQVDVTDPEQYTDYTQRAPTAFALYGGKFLARGGRCQAMEGRETPQRSVVIEFPSYDQAIACYNSPEYQQACAYRKGVAKAEIIIVEGHSLGTDEA, encoded by the coding sequence ATGAAGGCTTACTGGATCGCTCAAGTGGACGTCACCGACCCTGAGCAATACACCGACTACACCCAGCGCGCGCCCACGGCGTTTGCCTTGTATGGCGGCAAGTTTTTGGCCCGGGGCGGGCGCTGCCAGGCGATGGAAGGGCGCGAAACGCCGCAACGCAGCGTGGTCATCGAGTTCCCGTCGTACGATCAGGCGATCGCCTGCTACAACTCGCCGGAATATCAGCAGGCGTGCGCGTACCGCAAGGGCGTGGCCAAGGCTGAAATAATCATAGTTGAGGGGCATTCCCTCGGTACTGACGAGGCCTAG
- the ribBA gene encoding bifunctional 3,4-dihydroxy-2-butanone-4-phosphate synthase/GTP cyclohydrolase II — protein MAFNSIEEIIDDYRQGKMVLLVDDEDRENEGDLLLAADRCTPTAISFMAREARGLICLTLTDEHCQRLGLEQMVPANGSVFSTAFTVSIEAATGVTTGISAADRARTVEAAVAANARAEDLVQPGHIFPLRAKEGGVLTRAGHTEAGCDLARLAGFTPASVIVEVMNDDGTMARRPDLEVFARKHGIKIGTIADLIHYRLSTEHTIVRNGERDLPTVHGTFRLITYEDRIEGGVHMAMVMGDIRREDPTLVRVHVIDPLRDLVGAEYNGPANWTLWAALQRVAEEGRGVVVVLANHESSQALLERVPQLTAAPRQYTRSQSRIYSEVGTGAQILQDIGVGKLRHLGPPLKYAGLTGYDLEVVESIAFTA, from the coding sequence ATGGCCTTCAACAGCATCGAAGAGATCATCGACGACTACCGCCAAGGCAAGATGGTCTTGCTGGTGGACGATGAGGATAGAGAAAACGAAGGCGACCTGCTGCTGGCCGCCGACCGGTGTACCCCCACCGCCATCAGTTTCATGGCCCGCGAAGCGCGTGGCCTGATCTGTTTGACACTTACCGACGAGCATTGTCAGCGCTTGGGTTTGGAACAAATGGTGCCGGCCAACGGCAGCGTGTTCAGCACCGCGTTTACCGTGTCCATTGAAGCGGCCACCGGGGTAACCACTGGTATTTCCGCCGCCGACCGCGCCCGCACCGTGGAGGCCGCCGTGGCCGCCAATGCCCGCGCCGAAGACCTGGTGCAGCCCGGCCACATCTTCCCGCTGCGGGCCAAGGAAGGCGGCGTGCTGACCCGCGCCGGCCATACCGAAGCGGGCTGCGACCTGGCGCGCCTGGCCGGGTTTACCCCAGCGTCGGTCATCGTCGAAGTGATGAACGACGACGGCACCATGGCCCGGCGCCCCGACCTTGAAGTGTTCGCCCGCAAGCACGGCATCAAGATCGGCACCATCGCCGACCTGATCCATTACCGCCTGAGCACCGAGCACACCATCGTACGCAACGGCGAACGCGACTTGCCTACCGTGCACGGTACCTTTCGTCTGATTACCTATGAAGACCGCATCGAAGGCGGCGTGCACATGGCCATGGTGATGGGCGACATCCGCCGCGAGGACCCGACCCTGGTGCGCGTGCACGTGATCGATCCGCTGCGCGACCTGGTGGGCGCCGAGTACAACGGGCCGGCCAACTGGACGCTGTGGGCGGCCTTGCAACGGGTGGCCGAGGAAGGCCGTGGCGTGGTGGTGGTGCTGGCCAACCATGAGTCATCCCAGGCGTTGCTGGAACGGGTGCCGCAACTCACTGCAGCGCCGCGCCAATACACCCGGTCGCAGTCGCGGATTTACTCGGAGGTGGGCACCGGTGCGCAAATTTTGCAGGACATTGGCGTGGGCAAGCTAAGGCACCTGGGGCCGCCGTTGAAGTACGCGGGGCTTACCGGGTATGACCTGGAAGTGGTTGAGAGTATTGCGTTTACGGCTTGA